GCCCACATCAAACAGCTGGGCTTTGACGGCAAATCGCTGATCAACCCGCGTCAGATTGATCTGCTGCACAACCTCTACGCACCGACCCAGAAAGAAGTGGATCACGCCCGCCGCGTCGTAGAAGCCGCTGAAGCCGCCGCTCGCGAAGGCCTCGGCGTGGTTTCCCTGAACGGCAAGATGGTGGACGGTCCGGTTATCGATCGCGCCCGTCTGGTGCTCTCCCGTGCAGAACTTTCCGGCATCCGCGAAGAATAAGGCAATCAAAATGACGCAGAAAATTGAACAATCTCAACGACAAGAACGGGTAGCGGCCTGGAATCGTCGCGCTGAATGCGATCTTGCCGCTTTCCAGAACTCGCCAAAGCAAACCTACCAGGCTGAAAAAGCGCGCGATCGCAAACTGTGCGCCAACCTGGAAGAAGCGATTCGTCGCTCTGGTTTACAGGACGGCATGACGGTTTCCTTCCATCACGCTTTCCGTGGCGGTGACCTGACCGTCAATATGGTGATGGACGTCATCGCGAAGATGGGCTTTAAAAACCTGACTCTGGCCTCCAGCTCCCTGAGTGATTGCCATGCGCCGCTGGTAGAACACATTCGCCAGGGCGTGGTTACCCGCATTTATACCTCTGGCCTGCGCGGTCCACTGGCGGAAGAAATCTCCCGTGGTCTGCTGGCGGAACCGGTGCAAATCCACTCTCACGGCGGACGTGTGCATCTGGTACAGAGCGGCGAACTGAATATCGATGTGGCTTTCCTCGGCGTCCCGTCCTGTGATGAATTCGGTAATGCCAACGGCTACACCGGTAAAGCCTGCTGCGGCTCCCTCGGCTATGCAATGGTTGATGCCGACAACGCAAAACAGGTCGTGATGCTTACCGAAGAACTGCTGCCTTATCCGCATAATCCGGCAAGCATTGAGCAAGATCAGGTTGATCTGATCGTCAAAGTTGATCGCGTTGGCGATGCTGCAAAAATCGGCGCTGGCGCGACCCGTATGACCACTAACCCGCGCGAACTGCTTATTGCCCGTAGCGCTGCGGATGTGATTGTTAACTCTGGCTACTTCAAAGAAGGTTTCTCCATGCAGACCGGCACCGGCGGCGCATCGCTGGCGGTAACCCGTTTCCTGGAAGACAAAATGCGTAGCCGCGATATTCGCGCTGACTTCGCCCTCGGTGGTATTACCGCAACGATGGTTGATCTGCACGAAAAAGGTCTGATCCGCAAACTGCTGGATGTGCAGAGCTTTGACAGCCACGCTGCACAATCGCTGGCCCGTAACCCCAATCACATCGAAATCAGCGCCAACCAGTACGCTAACTGGGGTTCAAAAGGTGCATCGGTTGATCGTCTCGACGTGGTGGTACTGAGCGCGCTGGAAATTGACACCCAGTTCAACGTTAACGTGCTGACCGGCTCTGACGGCGTACTGCGTGGCGCTTCCGGTGGTCACTGCGATACCGCGATTGCCTCTGCGCTTTCCATCATCGTCGCGCCGCTGGTACGCGGTCGTATTCCGACGCTGGTGGATAACGTGCTGACCTGCATCACCCCGGGCTCCAGTGTCGATATTCTGGTCACAGACCACGGTATCGCAGTTAACCCGGCACGTCCGGAACTGGCAGAACGTCTGCAGGAAGCGGGGATCAAAGTGGTTTCTATTGAGTGGCTGCGTGAACGTGCGCGTCTGCTGACCGGTGAACCACAGCCGATTGAATTCACCGACCGCGTCGTTGCCGTTGTGCGTTACCGCGATGGCTCGGTGATCGATGTTGTGCATCAGGTGAAGGAATAAGCCATGCACCTGCTTCCTGAACTCGCCAGCCACCATGCGGTGTCAATTCCCGAGCTGCTCGTCAGCCGGGATGAAAGGCAAGCACGGCAACACGTCTGGCTCAAGCACCATCCTGTTCCACTGGTCTCCTTTACCGTGGTTGCGCCTGGGCCGATTAAAGACAGCGAGGTCACACGCCGAATTTTTAATCATGGCGTGACAGCCTTGCGTGCCTTAGCCGCAAAACAGGGCTGGCAAATTCAGGAGCAGGCTGCACTGGTTTCCGCCAGCGGGCCGGAGGGCATGTTGAGCATTGCCGCCCCGGCTCGCGACCTCAAGCTCGCCACCATTGAGCTTGAACATAGTCATCCTCTCGGGCGGTTATGGGATATCGATGTCCTGACACCCGAAGGCGAAATTCTCTCCCGCCGCGACTATTCACTGCCGCCTCGCCGCTGCCTGTTGTGCGAGCAAAGCGCAGCTATTTGCGCGCGTGGAAAAACCCATCAACTGACCGATTTACTCAACCGCATGGAGGCGCTGCTGAACGATGTCGATGCCTGCAACGTCAACTAAAACCACAAAGCTTGCGACGTCATTAATCGATGAGTACGCCCTGCTGGGCTGGCGCGCCATGCTGACTGAAGTCAATCTGTCACCGAAACCAGGCCTCGTGGATCGAATTAACTGCGGTGCGCACAAAGATATGGCGCTGGAAGATTTTCACCGCAGCACGCTGGCGATTCAGGGCTGGTTACCCCGTTTCATTGAATTTGGTGCCTGTAGTGCTGAAATGGCACCAGAAGCGGTACTCCACGGATTACGCCCAATTGGTATGGCTTGCGAAGGTGATATGTTCCGCGCCACTGCGGGCGTAAACACGCATAAAGGCAGCATTTTTTCTTTAGGGCTACTGTGTGCGGCAATTGGCCGTTTGCTTCAACTCAACCAGTCGGTAACGCCAATAACCATTTGTGCGACGGCGGCAAGTTTCTGCCGTGGCCTGACCGACCGCGAACTGCGTACCAATAATTCACAACTGACGGCAGGTCAACGGTTGTACCAGCAGCTAGGCCTTACCGGCGCACGCGGTGAAGCCGAAGCGGGTTATCCACTGGTGATCAACCACGCCCTGCCGCATTACCTCACTCTGCTGGATCAGGGGTTAGATCCTGAACTGGCATTGCTCGATACCTTACTCCTACTGATGGCGATCAACGGCGATACCAACGTTGCATCGCGCGGTGGCGAGGGGGGCCTGCGCTGGCTACAGCGCAAGGCGCAAACATTATTGCAAAAAGGGGGCATCCGAACCCCCGCCGATCTCGATTATCTCCGGCAGTTCGACAGGGAGTGTATCGAACGAAATCTCAGTCCAGGCGGCAGTGCCGACCTGCTGATCCTTACCTGGTTTTTAGCACAGATTTAATTATTTAAGCACTTGATAAATTTGGAAATATTAATTTTCGGAGAACCCGTATGTCTTTAGCAAAAGATAATATATGGAAACTATTGGCCCCACTGGTGGTGATGGGCGTCATGTTTCTTATCCCTGTCCCTGACGGTATGCCACCGCAGGCATGGCATTACTTCGCTGTGTTTGTGGCAATGATTGTCGGCATGATCCTCGAGCCAATTCCGGCAACAGCGATCAGTTTTATTGCGGTTACTATTTGCGTTATTGGCAGTAATTACCTTCTCTTTGATGCCAAAGAATTAGCTGACCCAGCGTTTAATGCGCAAAAACAGGCGCTGAAATGGGGTCTGGCTGGTTTTTCCAGCACCACGGTATGGCTGGTATTTGGCGCATTTATTTTTGCATTAGGGTATGAAGTTTCCGGGTTAGGTCGTCGCATTGCCCTTTTCCTGGTGAAATTCATGGGCAAACGCACGCTGACGTTAGGTTATGCGATAGTCATTATCGACATTCTGCTGGCACCGTTTACACCGTCCAACACCGCGCGTACCGGGGGTACGGTTTTTCCGGTCATTAAAAACCTGCCGCCGCTGTTTAAATCATTCCCGAACGATCCGTCCGCGCGTCGTATTGGCGGCTATTTGATGTGGATGATGGTCATTAGTACCAGTCTGAGTTCGTCCATGTTTGTCACCGGTGCGGCACCAAACGTGCTGGGTCTGGAGTTCGTCAGCAAAATTGCCGGCATCCAGATTAGCTGGTTGCAGTGGTTCCTCTGCTTCCTGCCGGTTGGCGTTATCTTACTTATCATTGCGCCGTGGCTTTCCTACGTGCTTTACAAACCGGAAATCACACACAGTGAAGAAGTAGCAACCTGGGCGGGTGATGAACTAAAAACCATGGGTGCGCTGACACGCAGAGAGTGGACGCTGATTGGCCTTGTATTGCTCAGCTTAGGTTTGTGGGTATTTGGCAGTGAAGTCATTAATGCTACTGCGGTAGGTCTGCTGGCAGTTTCGCTAATGCTGGCCCTGCACGTTGTGCCGTGGAAAGACATTACTCGCTATAACAGCGCATGGAACACGCTGGTCAACCTGGCAACGCTGGTTGTTATGGCGAATGGCCTGACCCGTTCTGGCTTTATCGACTGGTTCGCCAACACGATGAGTACGCACCTGGAAGGATTCTCACCAAACGCAACGGTGATTGTACTGGTTCTGGTGTTCTACTTTGCGCACTACCTGTTTGCCAGCCTGTCTGCGCACACCGCAACCATGCTGCCGGTTATTCTGGCCGTCGGTAAAGGTATTCCGGGCGTACCAATGGAACAACTGTGTATCCTGCTGGTGCTGTCTATCGGTATCATGGGCTGTCTGACGCCGTATGCAACCGGTCCTGGGGTGATTATTTACGGCTGCGGCTATGTGAAATCAAAAGATTACTGGCGACTTGGTGCAATCTTCGGGGTGATTTACATCTCTATGCTGCTGTTGGTTGGCTGGCCGATTCTCGCTATGTGGAACTAATACGTTCGCCAAACGCTGAATAAATCATCACGCCCGCCAGGTAAGCCCACCAGGCGGGCTTTTTTATGATTTAATAGGTAGTATTCAGTGTATGTATGAGTTCCACACCCATTATGAAAGCATTCTGGCGTAATGCCGCGTTACTCGCGGTTTCTCTGCTTCCCTTCTCTTCTGTCAACGCTGTGGCGTTGCAGGCAAAACAGTATGGCGATTTTGATCGCTATGTCCTTGCTCTCTCCTGGCAAACCGGGTTCTGCCAGAGTCAACACGATCGAAATCGTAACGAACGGGATGAATGTCGCCTGCAAACCGAAACACCCAACAAAGCCGACTTTCTGACCGTACATGGTCTATGGCCGGGATTGCCTAAATCGGTTGCGGCCCGTGGTGTTGATGAACGACGCTGGATGCGCTTTGGTTGCGCTACTCGCCCAATCCCGAATCTACCAGAGGCGCGCGCCAGCCGGATGTGTTCATCGCCGGAAACCGGGTTATCGCTGGAAACGGCAGCTAAACTAAATGAAGTCATGCCGGGAGCTGGCGGTCGTTCCTGCCTGGAACGTTACGAATATGCCAAACACGGCGTCTGCTTTGGTTTTGATCCGGACGCTTACTTCGGCACGATGGTACGCCTGAATCAAGAAATTAAAGAGAGCGAAGCCGGAAAATTCCTTGCGGATAACTACGGTAAGACAGTGAGCCGCCGTGACTTTGACGCCGCCTTTGCCAAAAGCTGGGGAAAAGAGAACGTGAAAGCCGTTAAGCTAACGTGCCAGGGTAACCCTGCGTATTTGACTGAAATTCAGATTTCAATCAAAGCTGACGCCATCAACGCTCCGCTTTCTGCAAACTCATTCTTGCCACAACCACACCCAGGCAACTGTGGCAAAACCTTTGTGATTGATAAAGCGGGTTATTAATCATCTGATTTACAAAACACGCTAATTCGTCTTCCATAAACCATGACGATTAAGATTTATACATAATGCGCTGCATTGAGGAATTCCCTGAATGTGACGCAAATCACTTCAAAGAGTGAGCAACTGTCAGTATCATCATGTGAGTTAAACCCTCGCCGCCTGACGGTGAGGGTTTTCTTTTGGGTATGTTTATCTGCGACACTCGCAGTACCGACGACATGGAGTAAAAATGTCCAGACCAACTATCATCATTAACGACCTGGATGCCGAACGCATCGATATTCTGCTGGAGCAACCTGCCTATGCTGGTTTGCCAATCGCCGACGCGTTAAACGCAGAGTTGGATCGCGCCCAAATGTGTTCGCCAGAAGAGATGCCACACGACGTGGTGACAATGAACAGCCGGGTTAAATTCCGCAATCTTAGCGATGGCGAAGTGCGTGTGCGCACGCTGGTGTATCCGGCTAAAATGACTGACAGCAATACTCAGCTTTCTGTTATGGCTCCGGTAGGTGCCGCACTGCTGGGGCTGCGCGTTGGCGATTCCATTCACTGGGAACTTCCGGGCGGCGTTGCAACCCACCTTGAAGTGCTGGAACTCGAATACCAGCCAGAAGCTGCTGGCGACTACCTGCTTTAATCCCATCTGCACAAGCGACAACTCGCTTTGCCCAGAGGATGCACTCGCATCCTCTTTCCGCTCAAATATCAACCAGATTTATCATTTTGCTCTTAAGCACAGCATTCTAATCTGAACTGGTTATTCATCTGCGGAACCCCATATGAGCGAAGCTCTCAGTATCACTGCGTTTTATATATTCATAGCAGCTATTATTGTTGCTGCAGTGCTATACCTTGAACAACGCTGGTAGTACCTGGTTTTATTTATTTTCCAGATCAATCGCAAATTCAGATCGAATCAGCCTCGCAAATCATAGATTCATAATCAATAATGTGCTGTTATGTATACATGCAAAAACAAGGAGAGAATGCTTATGTACAAAACAATCATCATGCCAGTGGATGTTTTCGAAATGGAATTGAGCGACAAAGCTGTTCGCCACGCTGAATTCCTCGCCCAGGATGACGGAGTTATTCATCTACTTCACGTGCTACCAGGCTCAGCCAGCCTGAGCCTGCACCGTTTTGCCGCTGATGTACGTCGTTTTGAAGAGCATCTGCAACATGAAGCAGAAGAACGTTTGCAAACGATGGTCAGCCACTTCACCATCGATCCTTCCCGCATTAAACAACATGTCCGTTTTGGTAGCGTGCGGGATGAAGTCAATGAGTTGGCAGAAGAACTGGGGGCTGATGTTGTCGTTATCGGTTCGCGCAACCCATCGATTTCGACCCATCTGTTAGGTTCTAACGCCTCAAGCGTTATCCGCCACGCCAATCTGCCGGTGCTGGTCGTTCGCTAATAGATAAAAGTATTTATGTCGCCCTGCCCGGAGCCATCCCGGCGGGGCTTTTTATTGCAATAAAAAAGCCGCCAGGTTTGACCCCGGCGGCTAAGCAATTGCAGGTGAATCTTACTTCTTCTTATGCTGTTTTGGTGCGAATCAGGTAGTCAAAAGCACTCAGAGAGGCTTTGGCACCTTCGCCAGTGGCGATGATGATCTGCTTGTACGGAACCGTTGTACAGTCACCCGCAGCGAACACGCCTTTGACGTTGGTTTCGCATTTCGCATCAATGATAATCTCGCCCATGCGGTTACGTTCGACTGCGCCTTCGAGCCAGTTGGTGTTCGGCAGCAGACCAATCTGGACGAAAATACCGGCCAGTTCGATGTTGTGAATATCGCCGCTGACACGATCGCGATATTCCAGACCAACAACTTTGCTGCTGTCGCCTTTCACTTCCGTGGTTTGCGCATTCAGAATAATGTCGACGTTTTTCAGGCTGCGCAGTTTGTCCTGCAGAACCTGGTCGGCTTTCATTTCTGGCGCAAATTCCAGCAGAGTTACGTGCTCAACGATACCCGCCAGGTCGATTGCCGCTTCCACGCCGGAGTTACCGCCGCCGATGACCGCTACGCGTTTGCCTTTAAACAGCGGGCCGTCGCAGTGCGGGCAGTAGGTCACGCCTTTGGTGCGATATTGACCTTCGCCCGGAACGTTCATGTTACGCCATTTTGCACCGGTCGCCACGATAATACTGCGTGCTTTCAGTACCGCGCCAGAAGCTGTTTCAATCTGATGCAGGCCGCCTTCAACCGCTGCCGGGATCAGTTTGCTCGCGCTCTGGCTGTCGATCACATCAACGTCGTATTCATCAACGTGAACTTTCAGCGCACCTGCCAGCTTCTGCCCTTCGGTCTTCGGTACAGAAATGTAGTTTTCGATATCAACGGTATCGAGGATCTGACCACCAAAACGTTCGCCCATCAGACCGGTACGGATGCCTTTACGTGCGGAGTAAATTGCTGCCGCTGCACCCGCCGGGCCGGAACCGACGATTAATACGTCATAAGCATCACGCTTGTTCAGCTCTTCTGCCGCACGTTTTTCCGCGCCAGTATCAATTTTGGCGACGATTTCGGAAATAGTCATGCGGCCCTGACCAAACTCTTTCCCATTTACGAACACTGCCGGAACGCCCATCACGTTGCGATCGGTGATTTCGTTCTGGAAGGTGCCGCCGTCAATTGCCGTATGCTTGATGCGCGGGTTCAGTACGCTCATCAGGTTCAGCGCCTGCACCACGTCCGGGCAGTTGTGGCAAGAGAGCGAGTAATAGGTTTCGAATTCAAAATCACCGTCAATATGGCGAATCTGCTCCAGCAGAGACTGCGCTTCTTTCGACGGATGACCACCGGTCCACAACAACGCCAGTACCAGCGAGGTGAACTCGTGGCCCAGCGGGGAACCTGCAAAACGTGGCCCCTGGTTGGAACCTGGGTTAGTGATCAGGAAAGACGGCTTACGCACCGGCAAGCTGTTATCTTCTTTAAAGGTGACTTTGTCTGACAGTTCTGCGATTTCAGCCAACAGTTCCTTGATTTCTGCCGATTTAGCGCTGTCATCCAGCGTGGCAATTAACTCAACAGGCTTGGTCAATTTCTCAAGGTAAGCCTTGAGTTGAGTTTTCATATTTGTGTCGAGCATGTTTATCTCCTGGGCTTTAAACATCATCATGCAAGCGGCCTCTGCGGCTACCTGGATGCAGCTTGCATCATGGTGCGGGGAAGAAAATCGGGTGCCGCAGCACCCGAAGAATTAGGTGAATTTCCGAACTATTTCGCGCCGGAGTTGGTAGCGCGAAAGACGAAGGAAATTTAGATTTTACCAACCAGATCCAGAGACGGAGCCAGAGTTGCTTCACCTTCTTTCCATTTAGCCGGGCAAACTTCACCTGGGTGAGAAGCCACGTACTGTGCTGCTTTGATTTTACGCAGCAGGTCAGACGCGTCACGGCCAATGCCTTCAGCGGTAACTTCGATTGCCT
The nucleotide sequence above comes from Escherichia coli. Encoded proteins:
- the citF gene encoding citrate lyase subunit alpha, which encodes MTQKIEQSQRQERVAAWNRRAECDLAAFQNSPKQTYQAEKARDRKLCANLEEAIRRSGLQDGMTVSFHHAFRGGDLTVNMVMDVIAKMGFKNLTLASSSLSDCHAPLVEHIRQGVVTRIYTSGLRGPLAEEISRGLLAEPVQIHSHGGRVHLVQSGELNIDVAFLGVPSCDEFGNANGYTGKACCGSLGYAMVDADNAKQVVMLTEELLPYPHNPASIEQDQVDLIVKVDRVGDAAKIGAGATRMTTNPRELLIARSAADVIVNSGYFKEGFSMQTGTGGASLAVTRFLEDKMRSRDIRADFALGGITATMVDLHEKGLIRKLLDVQSFDSHAAQSLARNPNHIEISANQYANWGSKGASVDRLDVVVLSALEIDTQFNVNVLTGSDGVLRGASGGHCDTAIASALSIIVAPLVRGRIPTLVDNVLTCITPGSSVDILVTDHGIAVNPARPELAERLQEAGIKVVSIEWLRERARLLTGEPQPIEFTDRVVAVVRYRDGSVIDVVHQVKE
- the citX gene encoding citrate lyase holo-[acyl-carrier protein] synthase, translated to MHLLPELASHHAVSIPELLVSRDERQARQHVWLKHHPVPLVSFTVVAPGPIKDSEVTRRIFNHGVTALRALAAKQGWQIQEQAALVSASGPEGMLSIAAPARDLKLATIELEHSHPLGRLWDIDVLTPEGEILSRRDYSLPPRRCLLCEQSAAICARGKTHQLTDLLNRMEALLNDVDACNVN
- the citG gene encoding triphosphoribosyl-dephospho-CoA synthase CitG; its protein translation is MSMPATSTKTTKLATSLIDEYALLGWRAMLTEVNLSPKPGLVDRINCGAHKDMALEDFHRSTLAIQGWLPRFIEFGACSAEMAPEAVLHGLRPIGMACEGDMFRATAGVNTHKGSIFSLGLLCAAIGRLLQLNQSVTPITICATAASFCRGLTDRELRTNNSQLTAGQRLYQQLGLTGARGEAEAGYPLVINHALPHYLTLLDQGLDPELALLDTLLLLMAINGDTNVASRGGEGGLRWLQRKAQTLLQKGGIRTPADLDYLRQFDRECIERNLSPGGSADLLILTWFLAQI
- the citT gene encoding citrate/succinate antiporter CitT, producing MSLAKDNIWKLLAPLVVMGVMFLIPVPDGMPPQAWHYFAVFVAMIVGMILEPIPATAISFIAVTICVIGSNYLLFDAKELADPAFNAQKQALKWGLAGFSSTTVWLVFGAFIFALGYEVSGLGRRIALFLVKFMGKRTLTLGYAIVIIDILLAPFTPSNTARTGGTVFPVIKNLPPLFKSFPNDPSARRIGGYLMWMMVISTSLSSSMFVTGAAPNVLGLEFVSKIAGIQISWLQWFLCFLPVGVILLIIAPWLSYVLYKPEITHSEEVATWAGDELKTMGALTRREWTLIGLVLLSLGLWVFGSEVINATAVGLLAVSLMLALHVVPWKDITRYNSAWNTLVNLATLVVMANGLTRSGFIDWFANTMSTHLEGFSPNATVIVLVLVFYFAHYLFASLSAHTATMLPVILAVGKGIPGVPMEQLCILLVLSIGIMGCLTPYATGPGVIIYGCGYVKSKDYWRLGAIFGVIYISMLLLVGWPILAMWN
- the rna gene encoding ribonuclease I; the protein is MKAFWRNAALLAVSLLPFSSVNAVALQAKQYGDFDRYVLALSWQTGFCQSQHDRNRNERDECRLQTETPNKADFLTVHGLWPGLPKSVAARGVDERRWMRFGCATRPIPNLPEARASRMCSSPETGLSLETAAKLNEVMPGAGGRSCLERYEYAKHGVCFGFDPDAYFGTMVRLNQEIKESEAGKFLADNYGKTVSRRDFDAAFAKSWGKENVKAVKLTCQGNPAYLTEIQISIKADAINAPLSANSFLPQPHPGNCGKTFVIDKAGY
- the rnk gene encoding nucleoside diphosphate kinase regulator; translation: MSRPTIIINDLDAERIDILLEQPAYAGLPIADALNAELDRAQMCSPEEMPHDVVTMNSRVKFRNLSDGEVRVRTLVYPAKMTDSNTQLSVMAPVGAALLGLRVGDSIHWELPGGVATHLEVLELEYQPEAAGDYLL
- the yldA gene encoding small membrane protein YldA produces the protein MSEALSITAFYIFIAAIIVAAVLYLEQRW
- the uspG gene encoding universal stress protein UspG; protein product: MYKTIIMPVDVFEMELSDKAVRHAEFLAQDDGVIHLLHVLPGSASLSLHRFAADVRRFEEHLQHEAEERLQTMVSHFTIDPSRIKQHVRFGSVRDEVNELAEELGADVVVIGSRNPSISTHLLGSNASSVIRHANLPVLVVR
- the ahpF gene encoding alkyl hydroperoxide reductase subunit F, which codes for MLDTNMKTQLKAYLEKLTKPVELIATLDDSAKSAEIKELLAEIAELSDKVTFKEDNSLPVRKPSFLITNPGSNQGPRFAGSPLGHEFTSLVLALLWTGGHPSKEAQSLLEQIRHIDGDFEFETYYSLSCHNCPDVVQALNLMSVLNPRIKHTAIDGGTFQNEITDRNVMGVPAVFVNGKEFGQGRMTISEIVAKIDTGAEKRAAEELNKRDAYDVLIVGSGPAGAAAAIYSARKGIRTGLMGERFGGQILDTVDIENYISVPKTEGQKLAGALKVHVDEYDVDVIDSQSASKLIPAAVEGGLHQIETASGAVLKARSIIVATGAKWRNMNVPGEGQYRTKGVTYCPHCDGPLFKGKRVAVIGGGNSGVEAAIDLAGIVEHVTLLEFAPEMKADQVLQDKLRSLKNVDIILNAQTTEVKGDSSKVVGLEYRDRVSGDIHNIELAGIFVQIGLLPNTNWLEGAVERNRMGEIIIDAKCETNVKGVFAAGDCTTVPYKQIIIATGEGAKASLSAFDYLIRTKTA